The segment tAGTGCTTCTTCTTAAAGAGAGCTTCACCTTCAAAtggataagaaataaaattaattgtatgaacaataataaatgattgtaattaaaattagaccAAATAgtacaaatatttattattcatgtTGTAAAAATTATGTCTTCATGTTAATACCTACCACAATGTGGCCCCTaagcttaaaaagaaaaaaaaaaatgtcaaacaattttaccaaattttatggtacttgaaatttaataataataaaatttcagaattatatttttatattaatttgaaaattttggcatGAAGGAGGCCAACTAGAACTAGAACTAGAACTAGATTCCATTTGAAAGTTATTTCGAGTCTTGTGCCTCTGTAAAATCCAGTTGTAAGGCATTATTCTTTTGGCTtgtcttatttttataataaatgatttttttatttgataagtGTGAAAGCATGTGTGATGATGATTGAAGCAAATGCAAGCTTAAGAAATTGGACAAATATTGGTTTCCCTGGCAGAGGCTGAAGCTTGGAGGCTTTGGCCATTATTTTTGTTCTGAAGAGAACAAATAATTAGCATACATACCATGCCTTCTGAGATTAAACAAATATAACCAATCATCGCAGCCACAAGCTTCTCCTTTTGCCTTCATGTTACCTACCTGGCTTGTAATAGTTCAATATCTTCTCTTGGTGTTTTTCATTAAAAGACTGTCATGTTATTCTTTATGCAGGAAAAGTTAGAATCTGATGCCCTAAAAAATAAACTGTTCTGCAGGAGAATTGTATgttcataatattttacaaagaaaaaaaaattgtaatattgcTTTCAGGTGCCTCGCAAAAGTATGCGTGTGGGCTCTATTTCTGTATTTCAGCCTTTAATtataaagcaaaaacaaatTCATTTAGTTTAAGTTTCTTCATAACAAAGAGGCCACAAAGTTGATTACTAATGTTTGATTTCTATATGAAGAGTTAACAAATGAGACGTTACTCTTGGAAAAATCGAGTTAGCACAAATCATTAGTTTTATTGCTAATTTCAGCTTGCATTAAAATGGCCAATAAATATAATGTCATACTgacactttttgtttttttttgcattataaaaaagaaattaaaaaaatggtagAAAAAAGGCTCCTAGCTCTTCAGATTTCACATTTTGCAGAAACTTATACTCTCTTTTGGTTCTTACATTACCAACAAACAAGAATTAggttaaaaaagaagaagctaATCCCTCATACAGACAAATCCCAGAAAAGACGAAGGTCAAAACTTTCTTAATATGGTGGTGTATGGTTTTGAATGTTTCTGGGTTACAGGTTTTTTGCTAAAACACAGAAAAAATTTAGTTCATATCATATAACAGTCTCACAGGTCAAAATTAATCACTCTATGGAGATATATTGGTTTCTTCATATCCTGAAAGGTCGGTTTCCAGAATTCATGTGATTCAGCTTCGCCTTCTTCAATTGTGTTCTCTTGGTTGCAATATCTTGGAATGGATTTGGTCCACTGAAGCTGTGTTTTTGGTTCCTTAGCTTCTTTCTTTTACCACAGTCATATTCCTCATCCCTGTACGATTCAAAAGATGAATTCAAGCTCGTAAGGGGTGTGATCAGTGGTTTCTTACTGATATACTGCAAGTATAACTTGAGATGAATATAAGCGGAAAAATATTCGAGATCATGAAGACTCACCAATCGTCCAGAACATAACCAATGCTTAAATTCTTACTGTCAGCGGATTCTGCAGTAGGAGGATGCAATTCAATCCCATCCCAACGTGCAACTGCAGTAAGCAAAGGCCCAAGGAAACATTCAGTATGCAGAATCAAAGTATTATGAACAGAGATTATAAATGTAGAAAATACTTTGCAGAAAACAAACtatatgtttaatttgattgagttgcaattaaaaaaatctatttaaaacTTTTCGCTGCTAAAACAGATTTAAAATGCCACGAACCAGGGGAAGAAAGCTAGAATTGAGAGTCTAACTTAAGAAACAGGGTCTGATATCCCTTTTTTCACTGACACACGCTGGACACCAAAGACACAATTTAAGGTTTGCTTGTATTCAACCCTTACAACCAAAAAAGGTGTGGAAAATTAAACTAAGCCAGTTCAAACACTACATGGTCAAATGTCGTGCGATAATATCGCAGACAAGAGCTCATTTAACCAGATGCAAATAGCATAAAGAAAGCATTGGACACATACATGGACCACATACGATCAACCCAACTATGTATAGAGTATACTCACTTGTGGTCTCCTCTAGACCTTGGGTAAGTGAACTCCTTTCCTGCAGTACATTTTTTTCCCTATCTTTTGAACTATCATGCTCTGTTGCATCCTGTCGGTTTACTTCCAACATGGAGTTAGAAGGCTTCTGTAACTGCTCATCTGCTGCAAGCACAGCACCATTCTGACAAATTCTCTCTGTTAATTCTCCATCTATACCATTCACCAAAGAATCAGCATTACCCATTTTACCATTCTTTTTAACAGTTCCATTAAGTACTTTCTTTTGTGAACTTCTGGAACTGGCACCACATTTCTCGGATGTTGATGGCCCAAGGTCTGATGACTCTTTGCTAAGATTCTGGAGATCTACAGTGCGGCGTTTGCTCCTTTTGTGCTTCTTTTTCTTGCGTAAACCTAAGGTTGCCCTGAAAAATTTTAAGCCAATGGGCATGGAATTAATCCTACACCTAAGAAGCTTCTTCTTCAGTTTCCTTTGGGGTACACTATCAAGAGCTTTTGCGCATAAAGGTTCATCTGCCATCATGGACAAGGTTGTTTGATTATTATCACCATCCTTTTCCTCCACAGAACTACCAGCAACACTATCATCAAGCTTATTTCCAAactggaaaagaaaagagaaacatCTCAATAGTCTAGACTACATTTCATTGGAAGTTATCCAAGAACTACAAAGATATGTAAATCACCTGAGTGTTATCACAGCTTGGCTCCTTAGCTGAATTTATAGTATCCAATTTCGGTAAAATTTTGTCTCTGAAGCCCCCAGATTGAGCCATATTTGAGTTGTGCTCCTGTGATTTACCACTGGAATCTTGGGAAGGAGTATTAATTGGTGCTCTAgcatttgaaacaaaattaatctGGATGCACAAATGGATTTACAAATTAGAAATGAGGATTAAGTTCCACCAAATTGGGTAAACAGATGGACACTGAAGTGTCCATGCTGCAATTGAAACATCCAGTTACCTTTTGTGAGGTCTCAGTAGTGAGAATCTTATTAGAGGCAGAGTTTTGGTGCTCAGTGCAGGTTGGTACTACAGTCACTGAGACCTCCAAATTATTCTTAGAAGATTCTTTATCTTTGGAGTTATTTTTGCTGGTATCAGTAGTagtgttattttcaatattggGAATGCCTCCATTGTGACCCAAAGATGAAGCTGATGGCTGCAAGCTTTTTCCTTGACCTGGATTTGGAACAGACAACCCTTCTGGCCGATCTTTCAGAAATGGTGCACTAGAAGAAGGTTCCAGTGAGGGGTCTTTCCTAGGGACTGATATCTGTACAAGTATCCTCCCTGGCTGAGTGGATGTTTCCTTCATATGAGCCTCCCTTGAAAGACCACCATTTGCAGCATTCTTTTGTACAACAGAAGAGTCTGCACCACATACTCCATTCTCAAGTCGAGAGCTTTGAAGGTGTTCATTTGACTGTTGGCTCAAAATTGGAGATGGTTTACTTCCCCTGACATTGGCTTTCAAGTTATCTTTCTGAACATCAATGGGCTTTTTTGGAGCA is part of the Mangifera indica cultivar Alphonso chromosome 13, CATAS_Mindica_2.1, whole genome shotgun sequence genome and harbors:
- the LOC123194808 gene encoding ubiquitin carboxyl-terminal hydrolase 23-like, with translation MENLITEVQVGLAGGSSDPGVGCSSGFQRRIEFHPARKVYTGLSNGDENGDFKLETLNPSGLEQKKAGMGQGQGTSGGSGKQVDRSESFDCVLDPELSFGMTFRRIGAGLENLGNTCFLNSVLQCLTYTEPLAAYLQSGKHQNSCRISGFCALCAIQKHVSRALQAPGRILAPKDLVVNLRCISRNFRNSRQEDAHEYMVNLLESMHKCCLPSGVPSESPSAYEKSLVHKIFGGRLRSQVKCMQCSYCSNKFDPFLDLSLEIHKADSVHKALTNFTAAELLDGGERQYQCQRCKQKVRALKQLTVHKAPYVLTVHLKRFRSHDPGQKIDKKVQFGPTLDMKSFVSGSYEGDLKYTLYGVLVHHGWSTHSGHYYCFVRTSSGMWYSLDDNRVVQVNERSVLEQKAYMLFYVRDRRNAAPKKPIDVQKDNLKANVRGSKPSPILSQQSNEHLQSSRLENGVCGADSSVVQKNAANGGLSREAHMKETSTQPGRILVQISVPRKDPSLEPSSSAPFLKDRPEGLSVPNPGQGKSLQPSASSLGHNGGIPNIENNTTTDTSKNNSKDKESSKNNLEVSVTVVPTCTEHQNSASNKILTTETSQKINFVSNARAPINTPSQDSSGKSQEHNSNMAQSGGFRDKILPKLDTINSAKEPSCDNTQFGNKLDDSVAGSSVEEKDGDNNQTTLSMMADEPLCAKALDSVPQRKLKKKLLRCRINSMPIGLKFFRATLGLRKKKKHKRSKRRTVDLQNLSKESSDLGPSTSEKCGASSRSSQKKVLNGTVKKNGKMGNADSLVNGIDGELTERICQNGAVLAADEQLQKPSNSMLEVNRQDATEHDSSKDREKNVLQERSSLTQGLEETTIARWDGIELHPPTAESADSKNLSIGYVLDDWDEEYDCGKRKKLRNQKHSFSGPNPFQDIATKRTQLKKAKLNHMNSGNRPFRI